From one Candidatus Methylarchaceae archaeon HK02M2 genomic stretch:
- a CDS encoding helix-turn-helix domain-containing protein, whose amino-acid sequence MITPYEMVSKVAIPTIRAMISKRLIENHKLTQEEVANKLDITQAAVSYYMMGKRATILKLDHIKAVRDSTEELADLLFIGDISRKEIRERITEVCDYLRESKLLCKVHKQLEPDLDIEGCHACDRPLKRRANYTTYIA is encoded by the coding sequence ATGATAACACCGTATGAGATGGTATCAAAAGTAGCTATTCCAACAATACGTGCCATGATATCAAAACGGCTTATAGAAAATCATAAGCTAACACAAGAAGAAGTTGCAAATAAGTTAGACATCACTCAAGCTGCTGTAAGCTACTATATGATGGGAAAGCGTGCTACTATTTTGAAATTGGATCATATAAAAGCGGTTAGAGACTCTACAGAAGAGCTCGCTGATCTTCTGTTTATTGGAGATATAAGTCGGAAGGAGATTAGAGAAAGAATTACAGAAGTTTGCGATTATTTAAGAGAGTCAAAGCTCTTATGCAAGGTTCATAAGCAACTTGAGCCTGACCTTGATATAGAGGGTTGTCATGCTTGTGATAGGCCGTTGAAAAGGAGAGCAAACTACACGACCTATATAGCATGA
- a CDS encoding TIGR00303 family protein produces MITDLRYVSVIGDDAKASRFINNLKGKEPVFICTMSNTMTALVPGITVAGANPELIKYTPPADVELVYYGECKCIPVVPATPDGKPTPAIITMSALKLAEIPFFVVEAGCEVKPYTPYFSLNIPSPGDNIQTGRALDRDVVEKAIDYAELIGRNFSYLADYLVLGETLPGGTTTALGVLMGLGIDARGKVSSSMPDNPHEIKNKVVEEGMRAAGIQIGDLRNDPLGAIATLGDPMMISVVGMALGAAPKVPVILAGGTQMTAVLALISRIRPEILSNIAIGTTKYIVEDPTSSIQWLVNQSANIPIFGADPGLGKSKKEGLRAFGSGFVREGVGAGGATLSAMLKSKGEITTDIIKAEIERNYEKVVESRLRES; encoded by the coding sequence ATGATCACTGATCTAAGATATGTAAGTGTGATTGGAGATGATGCTAAAGCATCCAGATTTATCAATAATCTGAAAGGGAAAGAACCAGTCTTCATCTGTACTATGTCGAACACTATGACTGCACTAGTTCCGGGAATAACAGTAGCTGGTGCAAATCCTGAGTTGATAAAGTATACACCTCCGGCAGATGTAGAGCTCGTTTATTACGGTGAATGTAAATGCATTCCTGTAGTTCCAGCAACACCTGATGGAAAACCTACACCAGCAATAATAACTATGAGTGCTCTAAAGCTTGCAGAAATCCCTTTCTTCGTCGTCGAAGCTGGTTGTGAAGTAAAGCCTTACACCCCATATTTCTCACTCAATATACCAAGTCCTGGGGATAACATACAGACAGGTAGAGCTCTTGATAGAGATGTGGTTGAAAAGGCTATTGATTACGCAGAGCTTATTGGTAGAAATTTTTCCTATCTAGCTGATTACTTGGTTCTTGGAGAAACCCTGCCAGGTGGAACAACTACCGCTTTGGGCGTCTTGATGGGACTTGGTATAGATGCAAGGGGAAAGGTGAGTAGTAGCATGCCTGATAATCCCCATGAAATCAAGAATAAAGTTGTTGAGGAGGGAATGAGGGCAGCTGGCATTCAAATAGGTGATTTAAGAAACGACCCACTTGGGGCAATCGCAACCCTTGGAGATCCTATGATGATAAGTGTTGTAGGGATGGCTTTAGGCGCAGCGCCGAAAGTTCCAGTGATCTTAGCTGGTGGTACACAGATGACTGCGGTTTTGGCATTGATAAGCAGAATAAGACCCGAAATCTTAAGCAATATTGCCATAGGAACAACGAAATATATAGTCGAAGACCCAACATCAAGCATACAATGGTTGGTCAATCAATCAGCAAACATACCTATCTTTGGTGCAGATCCAGGACTTGGAAAGTCTAAAAAAGAAGGTCTCAGGGCTTTTGGATCTGGATTCGTGAGAGAAGGTGTAGGTGCTGGTGGTGCAACTTTATCAGCTATGCTTAAGTCTAAGGGAGAAATTACCACCGATATAATAAAAGCAGAAATTGAGAGAAATTATGAGAAGGTAGTCGAGTCTAGGTTAAGAGAAAGTTAA